One Engystomops pustulosus chromosome 7, aEngPut4.maternal, whole genome shotgun sequence DNA window includes the following coding sequences:
- the LYVE1 gene encoding lymphatic vessel endothelial hyaluronic acid receptor 1 isoform X2, protein MSPHYGVLFVLLTFVLGGHLSASSIDLKDLIQGKCRFAGVVLVEYQDRKPTFNYSMAESACQALGLELASRAQVEKARGYGYETCSYGWVLEQFGVIPRIQNNPNCGKNKTGVLTWTVHYSKPFNAYCFNGSDIRINSCKPELMVTQQPSTVVVPTSASTMASTMASTSLRTEPETTPTLTSKPYVRTSPKALTTQTATTRTTTMTTSEPTTTTAKTPIPTTLLTMTIEDTESPKNQNQMSQKSERIVFGGLPTTLLTLALLFFIAAVALAVCYIKKYKTHLLFTKKKTEKESVETKVFNAKEEESFPNGKEAENPQKNAGSSVEAEV, encoded by the exons ATGTCTCCTCACTATGGGGTCCTATTTGTCCTCCTGACCTTCGTcctgggggggcatttatcagccTCATCTATCGATTTGAAAG ATCTCATACAAGGCAAATGCAGATTTGCTGGTGTGGTTCTGGTGGAATATCAAGATCGTAAACCCACATTTAACTATAGCATGGCGGAGAGTGCGTGCCAGGCGCTGGGGCTAGAGCTGGCCAGCAGGGCGCAGGTGGAGAAAGCCAGGGGATACGGATATGAGACGTGCAG CTATGGATGGGTATTGGAACAATTTGGGGTGATTCCACGGATCCAGAACAATCCAAACTGCGGCAAGAACAAAACCGGAGTCCTTACTTGGACGGTCCATTACAGCAAACCCTTCAACGCCTATTGTTTTAACGGCTCCG ATATCCGCATCAATTCCTGTAAGCCGGAGCTCATGGTAACACAACAGCCGAGCACGGTGGTGGTGCCCACATCTGCATCCACCATGGCATCCACCATGGCATCCACCAGCCTCAGGACAGAACCGGAAACAACACCAACACTGACGTCCAAGCCGTATGTGAGGACATCACCGAAAGCCTTAACCACGCAGACCGCAACGACCAGAACAACCACAATGACCACATCAGAGCCCACAACGACAACAGCGAAGACGCCAATCCCCACTACGCTCCTGACCATGACCATAGAGGACACAGAGTCCCCCAAAAATCAGAACCAGATGTCTCAAAAAAGTGAAAGGATCGTATTTGGAG GATTACCCACAACGCTGCTTACACTGGCCCTGCTGTTCTTCATAGCCGCCGTGGCCCTCGCTGTCTGCTACATTAAGAA ATACAAAACCCATTTACTCTTCACCAAGAAGAAAACTGAGAAAGAATCGGTGGAGACCAAAGTGTTTAACGCCAAAGAGGAAGAGAGTTTTCCGAATGGAAAAGAAGCGGAGAACCCCCAGAAAAATGCAGGAAGCTCTGTGGAGGCGGAGGTGTAG
- the LYVE1 gene encoding lymphatic vessel endothelial hyaluronic acid receptor 1 isoform X1, translated as MSPHYGVLFVLLTFVLGGHLSASSIDLKDLIQGKCRFAGVVLVEYQDRKPTFNYSMAESACQALGLELASRAQVEKARGYGYETCSYGWVLEQFGVIPRIQNNPNCGKNKTGVLTWTVHYSKPFNAYCFNGSDIRINSCKPELMVTQQPSTVVVPTSASTMASTMASTSLRTEPETTPTLTSKPYVRTSPKALTTQTATTRTTTMTTSEPTTTTAKTPIPTTLLTMTIEDTESPKNQNQMSQKSERIVFGDTKPIYSSPRRKLRKNRWRPKCLTPKRKRVFRMEKKRRTPRKMQEALWRRRCSVSRAGRTDKLLTDRAPRPTRDLRAPCPSWRMQDGKQQTAVIRSLAQHGGKHLDKQPRTQETDGGGGLPSITYFVNTGLYCSDPIISPLVAIMLPRHIPDSLHFLLLINCY; from the exons ATGTCTCCTCACTATGGGGTCCTATTTGTCCTCCTGACCTTCGTcctgggggggcatttatcagccTCATCTATCGATTTGAAAG ATCTCATACAAGGCAAATGCAGATTTGCTGGTGTGGTTCTGGTGGAATATCAAGATCGTAAACCCACATTTAACTATAGCATGGCGGAGAGTGCGTGCCAGGCGCTGGGGCTAGAGCTGGCCAGCAGGGCGCAGGTGGAGAAAGCCAGGGGATACGGATATGAGACGTGCAG CTATGGATGGGTATTGGAACAATTTGGGGTGATTCCACGGATCCAGAACAATCCAAACTGCGGCAAGAACAAAACCGGAGTCCTTACTTGGACGGTCCATTACAGCAAACCCTTCAACGCCTATTGTTTTAACGGCTCCG ATATCCGCATCAATTCCTGTAAGCCGGAGCTCATGGTAACACAACAGCCGAGCACGGTGGTGGTGCCCACATCTGCATCCACCATGGCATCCACCATGGCATCCACCAGCCTCAGGACAGAACCGGAAACAACACCAACACTGACGTCCAAGCCGTATGTGAGGACATCACCGAAAGCCTTAACCACGCAGACCGCAACGACCAGAACAACCACAATGACCACATCAGAGCCCACAACGACAACAGCGAAGACGCCAATCCCCACTACGCTCCTGACCATGACCATAGAGGACACAGAGTCCCCCAAAAATCAGAACCAGATGTCTCAAAAAAGTGAAAGGATCGTATTTGGAG ATACAAAACCCATTTACTCTTCACCAAGAAGAAAACTGAGAAAGAATCGGTGGAGACCAAAGTGTTTAACGCCAAAGAGGAAGAGAGTTTTCCGAATGGAAAAGAAGCGGAGAACCCCCAGAAAAATGCAGGAAGCTCTGTGGAGGCGGAGGTGTAGTGTCAGCCGGGCTGGCCGCACAGATAAACTGCTTACTGACCGGGCACCGCGCCCGACCCGTGATCTGCGCGCTCCATGCCCAAGCTGGCGAATGCAAGACGGAAAACAACAAACTGCGGTGATTAGATCTTTGGCGCAACATGGCGGAAAGCATCTGGATAAACAACCACGGACCCAGGagactgatgggggagggggactGCCCTCCATAACTTATTTTGTCAATACTGGATTATACTGTTCTGATCCGATTATATCACCTCTTGTCGCCATCATGTTACCGCGACACATCCCCGATTCTCTACATTTCTTGTTACTAATAAACTGTTATTAA